A genomic region of Magnolia sinica isolate HGM2019 chromosome 6, MsV1, whole genome shotgun sequence contains the following coding sequences:
- the LOC131249483 gene encoding cellulose synthase-like protein D1: MASPTKKSSSSSSGRPPTVKFARRTSSGRIQSLTREEELDIGSDYGSHNDFNNYTVMMPPTPDNQPMGGNGNSSDPKAEDPNMKQRAGMSRGGNDGGGNNGGGLGAKMDRMASAMQANNKSLLVRSQTSDFDHNRWLFETKGTYGYGNAYWPQDEDEYGGNDGGMNMADFMEKPWKPLSRKITIPPAILSPYRLLVALRLIMLGLFLSWRVMNPNENAMWLWGLSITCEIWFAISWLLDQLPKLNPVNRATDLSALRDKFETPSPTNPEGKSDLPGIDIFISTADPEKEPPLVTANTLLSCLSVEYPVEKLSCYISDDGAAVLTFEAMAEAAKFAEVWVPFCRKHNIEPRNPDSYFSVKGDPTKNKKRPDFVKDRRWIKREYDEFKVRINGLPDVIRKRCKTLNDRELKKEKMLAQERAGDGPVDVVRLPKATWMADETQWPGTWFDPGPEHKKGDHAGILQVMIKVPETDPVYGGPNERTLDFTDVDIRLPMFAYVSREKRPGFDHNKKAGAMNAMVRASAILSNGPFILNLDCDHYFYNCLALREGMCFMLDRGGDRICYIQFPQRFEGIDPSDRYANHNTVFFDGNMRALDGLQGPVYVGTGCLFRRYALYGFNPPRAKEYHGFFGQNKNRAPQVQMTPSNGSESGELTELHPDLNLPQKFGNSSMFTESIAVAEFQGRPLADHASVQNGRPSGALLGPRPLLDAPTVAEAVSVISCWYEDNTEWGDRIGWIYGSVTEDVVTGYRMHNRGWRSIYCITKRDAFRGTAPINLTDRLHQVLRWATGSVEIFFSRNNAILATPRLKFLQRIAYINVGIYPFTSVFLVTYCFLPALSLLSGHFIVETLNVTFLCYLLGITVTLCLLSLLEVKWSGIALEEWWRNEQFWVVGGTSAHLAAVIQGLLKVIAGIEISFTLTSKSAAEDDEDIYADLYVVKWTSLFIMPLTIIVVNVVALIIGFSRTMYSIIPQWSKMIGGGFFSFWVLSHMYPFIKGLMGRKGRLPTIVYVWSGLISITVSLLWLSISPPEDVRGSGGSM, translated from the exons ATGGCGTCACCGACGAAGAAATCCTCGTCGTCCTCCTCTGGACGACCTCCAACCGTGAAATTCGCTCGCCGGACGTCGAGCGGCCGCATCCAGAGCCTCACCCGCGAGGAAGAGCTTGACATCGGTAGCGATTACGGCTCCCACAACGACTTCAACAACTACACCGTCATGATGCCTCCGACGCCGGACAACCAGCCGATGGGCGGCAACGGGAACTCCTCGGACCCGAAAGCCGAGGACCCAAATATGAAACAAAGGGCGGGGATGAGCCGAGGAGGGAATGACGGAGGAGGTAATAACGGGGGTGGATTAGGGGCGAAGATGGACAGGATGGCGTCAGCGATGCAGGCGAACAACAAATCGCTACTGGTGAGGAGCCAGACATCGGATTTCGATCACAACCGTTGGTTGTTCGAGACGAAGGGGACATACGGGTACGGGAACGCGTACTGGCCGCAGGATGAGGATGAGTACGGTGGAAATGATGGGGGGATGAATATGGCAGATTTCATGGAAAAGCCATGGAAGCCGTTGTCGAGGAAGATTACTATACCGCCCGCGATTCTCAGCCCCTACAG GCTACTGGTGGCGCTCCGACTGATAATGCTGGGACTGTTCTTGTCATGGCGGGTGATGAACCCCAACGAGAATGCAATGTGGCTGTGGGGTTTGTCTATTACGTGCGAGATCTGGTTTGCCATCTCATGGCTACTGGACCAGCTCCCTAAGCTTAACCCCGTTAACCGAGCTACCGACCTCTCCGCACTCCGCGATAAGTTCGAAACTCCCTCTCCCACCAATCCCGAGGGAAAATCTGACCTTCCCGGCATCGACATCTTCATCTCCACTGCTGACCCAGAAAAG GAACCTCCACTAGTGACGGCAAACACTCTCCTCTCTTGCCTGTCGGTGGAATACCCTGTGGAGAAGCTATCCTGCTACATATCTGATGACGGGGCAGCTGTCCTGACCTTTGAGGCCATGGCTGAGGCAGCTAAGTTTGCAGAGGTGTGGGTCCCATTCTGCCGCAAGCACAACATCGAGCCGAGGAACCCCGACAGTTACTTCTCTGTGAAAGGGGACCCCACCAAGAACAAGAAGCGGCCGGATTTCGTCAAGGACAGGAGATGGATCAAGAGAGAGTATGATGAGTTCAAGGTGCGGATCAACGGTCTTCCTGATGTCATCCGGAAACGGTGCAAGACCCTCAACGATAGAGagctgaagaaggagaagatgcTCGCTCAGGAGAGGGCAGGAGATGGGCCTGTTGACGTGGTTAGACTGCCTAAGGCCACATGGATGGCCGATGAAACGCAATGGCCCGGGACCTGGTTTGACCCAGGTCCTGAGCACAAGAAAGGCGACCATGCTGGAATTCTTcag GTAATGATCAAGGTCCCAGAAACTGACCCGGTTTATGGTGGGCCAAACGAGAGGACCCTTGATTTCACAGACGTCGACATCCGACTCCCCATGTTCGCCTACGTATCCCGCGAGAAACGCCCAGGCTTCGATCACAACAAGAAGGCTGGAGCCATGAATGCCATGGTCCGTGCCTCCGCCATCCTCTCCAACGGTCCTTTCATCCTCAACCTCGACTGCGACCACTACTTCTACAACTGCCTCGCCCTCCGTGAGGGCATGTGCTTCATGCTCGATCGCGGTGGCGACCGCATCTGCTACATTCAGTTCCCGCAGCGGTTTGAGGGCATTGATCCGTCTGACCGCTACGCCAACCATAACACTGTCTTCTTCGACGGCAACATGCGTGCACTCGATGGGCTCCAGGGGCCGGTCTATGTCGGGACTGGGTGCCTGTTCCGGCGCTATGCGTTGTATGGTTTCAACCCACCGCGCGCGAAGGAGTATCATGGGTTCTTCGGGCAGAACAAGAACCGGGCACCACAGGTGCAGATGACGCCCAGCAATGGTTCTGAGTCGGGGGAGCTGACTGAACTCCACCCGGACTTGAACCTGCCACAGAAGTTTGGTAATTCGAGTATGTTTACTGAGTCAATAGCGGTTGCTGAGTTCCAAGGAAGGCCACTCGCGGACCACGCATCGGTGCAGAATGGCCGGCCATCTGGTGCACTGCTCGGGCCGCGGCCGTTGCTTGATGCTCCTACAGTCGCTGAGGCCGTCTCAGTCATCTCCTGCTG GTACGAAGACAACACGGAATGGGGTGACCGAATAGGCTGGATCTATGGGTCGGTGACGGAAGACGTTGTGACAGGCTACCGCATGCACAACCGTGGGTGGCGGTCCATCTACTGCATCACAAAGCGAGACGCCTTCCGAGGAACAGCTCCCATCAACCTCACCGATCGCCTCCACCAGGTCCTCCGGTGGGCGACGGGCTCCGTCGAGATCTTCTTCTCCAGAAACAATGCCATCCTAGCAACCCCCCGCCTCAAGTTCCTCCAGCGAATCGCCTACATCAACGTAGGTATCTACCCCTTCACATCTGTCTTCCTTGTCACCTACTGTTTCCTCCCagctctctccctcctttccGGTCATTTCATCGTCGAAACCCTCAACGTCACCTTCCTATGCTACCTCCTCGGCATCACCGTCACCCTCTGTCTCCTCTCCCTTCTCGAAGTCAAGTGGTCCGGTATCGCCCTCGAGGAATGGTGGCGGAACGAGCAGTTTTGGGTCGTCGGTGGCACCAGCGCCCATCTCGCTGCTGTCATCCAGGGCCTACTCAAGGTCATCGCTGGCATTGAGATTTCCTTCACACTCACCTCCAAATCCGCCGCTGAGGATGATGAAGACATCTACGCTGACCTCTACGTTGTGAAGTGGACCAGTCTCTTCATAATGCCATTGACGATCATTGTCGTGAACGTGGTTGCGTTGATCATTGGCTTCTCGAGGACCATGTACAGCATCATACCTCAGTGGAGTAAGATGATTGGTGGGGGGTTCTTCAGCTTCTGGGTTCTGTCCCATATGTATCCCTTCATCAAGGGGCTGATGGGGAGGAAAGGGAGACTGCCCACCATCGTTTATGTATGGTCAGGGCTCATTTCGATCACTGTCTCATTGCTCTGGCTGTCAATCAGCCCACCTGAGGACGTGCGCGGCTCCGGTGGGTCAATGTAG